A single region of the Cronobacter condimenti 1330 genome encodes:
- the rplR gene encoding 50S ribosomal protein L18, whose protein sequence is MDKKSARIRRATRARRKLKELGATRLVVHRTPRHIYAQVIAPNGSEVLVAASTVEKAIAEQLKYTGNKDAAAAVGKAVAERALEKGIKDVSFDRSGFQYHGRVQALADAAREAGLQF, encoded by the coding sequence ATGGATAAGAAATCTGCTCGTATCCGTCGTGCGACCCGCGCACGTCGCAAGCTCAAAGAGCTTGGTGCGACCCGCCTGGTGGTACATCGTACCCCGCGTCATATTTACGCACAGGTAATCGCCCCGAACGGTTCTGAAGTTCTGGTAGCCGCTTCTACTGTAGAAAAAGCTATCGCTGAGCAACTGAAGTACACTGGAAACAAAGACGCCGCGGCTGCAGTTGGTAAAGCTGTTGCTGAGCGCGCGCTGGAAAAAGGCATCAAAGATGTTTCCTTTGACCGCTCTGGTTTCCAATATCATGGTCGTGTCCAGGCACTGGCAGATGCTGCCCGTGAAGCTGGCCTTCAGTTCTAA
- the rplF gene encoding 50S ribosomal protein L6 — translation MSRVAKAPVVIPAGVDVKLNGQVITIKGKNGELTRTLNDAVEVNHADNALTFGPRAGFADGWAQAGTARALLNSMVIGVTEGFTKKLQLVGVGYRAAIKGNVVNLSLGFSHPVDHQLPAGITAECPSQTEIVLKGADKQLIGQVAADLRAYRRPEPYKGKGVRYADEVVRTKEAKKK, via the coding sequence ATGTCTCGTGTTGCTAAAGCACCGGTCGTTATTCCTGCCGGCGTTGATGTAAAACTCAACGGTCAGGTTATCACGATCAAAGGTAAAAACGGCGAGCTGACTCGTACTCTCAACGATGCTGTTGAAGTTAATCATGCAGATAATGCTCTGACTTTCGGTCCGCGTGCTGGTTTTGCGGACGGTTGGGCTCAGGCTGGTACCGCGCGTGCCCTGCTGAATTCAATGGTTATCGGTGTTACCGAAGGCTTCACTAAGAAGCTGCAGCTGGTTGGTGTAGGTTATCGTGCAGCGATCAAAGGAAATGTAGTAAACCTGTCTCTGGGTTTCTCTCACCCTGTTGATCATCAGCTGCCAGCGGGTATCACTGCAGAATGTCCGTCTCAGACTGAAATCGTGCTGAAAGGCGCTGATAAACAGCTGATCGGCCAGGTTGCTGCTGACCTGCGCGCCTACCGTCGTCCTGAGCCTTATAAAGGCAAGGGTGTTCGTTACGCCGACGAAGTCGTGCGTACCAAAGAGGCTAAGAAGAAGTAA
- the rpsH gene encoding 30S ribosomal protein S8: MSMQDPIADMLTRIRNGQAANKVAVTMPSSKLKVAIANVLKEEGFIEDFKVEGDTKPELELTLKYFQGKAVVESIQRVSRPGLRIYKKKDELPKVMAGLGIAVISTSKGVMTDRAARQAGLGGEIICYVA; the protein is encoded by the coding sequence ATGAGCATGCAAGATCCGATCGCGGATATGCTGACCCGTATCCGTAACGGTCAGGCCGCGAACAAAGTTGCGGTCACCATGCCTTCCTCCAAGCTGAAAGTGGCAATCGCCAACGTGCTGAAGGAAGAAGGTTTTATCGAAGATTTTAAAGTTGAAGGCGACACCAAGCCGGAACTGGAATTAACGCTTAAGTATTTCCAGGGTAAAGCTGTTGTAGAAAGCATTCAGCGTGTCAGCCGCCCAGGTCTGCGCATCTATAAGAAAAAAGATGAGCTGCCGAAAGTTATGGCCGGTCTGGGTATCGCGGTTATTTCTACCTCTAAAGGTGTTATGACTGATCGTGCAGCGCGCCAGGCTGGTCTTGGTGGCGAAATTATCTGCTACGTAGCCTAA
- the rpsN gene encoding 30S ribosomal protein S14: protein MAKQSMKAREVKRVALAEKYFAKRAELKAIISDVNASDEDRWNAVLKLQTLPRDSSPSRQRNRCRQTGRPHAFLRKFGLSRIKVREAAMRGEIPGLKKASW from the coding sequence ATGGCTAAGCAATCAATGAAAGCACGCGAAGTAAAGCGCGTAGCTTTGGCTGAAAAATACTTCGCTAAACGCGCTGAACTGAAAGCGATCATTTCTGATGTGAACGCTTCCGACGAAGATCGTTGGAACGCTGTTCTGAAGCTGCAGACTCTGCCGCGTGATTCCAGCCCGTCTCGTCAGCGTAACCGCTGCCGTCAAACTGGTCGTCCGCACGCTTTCCTGCGGAAGTTCGGGTTGAGCCGTATCAAGGTCCGTGAAGCCGCTATGCGCGGTGAAATCCCGGGTCTGAAAAAGGCTAGCTGGTAA
- the rplE gene encoding 50S ribosomal protein L5, translating to MAKLHDYYKDEVVNKLMTQFNYNSVMQVPRVEKITLNMGVGEAIADKKLLDNAAADLAAISGQKPLITKARKSVAGFKIRQGYPIGCKVTLRGERMWEFFERLITIAVPRIRDFRGLSAKSFDGRGNYSMGVREQIIFPEIDYDKVDRVRGLDITITTTAKSDEEGRALLAAFDFPFRK from the coding sequence ATGGCGAAACTGCATGATTACTACAAAGACGAAGTAGTTAATAAACTGATGACTCAGTTCAACTACAATTCTGTCATGCAAGTCCCTCGGGTCGAGAAGATCACCCTGAACATGGGTGTTGGTGAAGCGATCGCTGACAAGAAACTGCTGGATAACGCAGCAGCTGATCTGGCAGCAATCTCCGGTCAAAAACCGCTGATCACCAAAGCACGCAAATCTGTTGCAGGCTTCAAAATCCGTCAGGGCTATCCGATCGGCTGTAAAGTAACTCTGCGTGGCGAACGCATGTGGGAGTTCTTTGAGCGCCTGATCACTATTGCTGTACCGCGTATCCGTGACTTCCGTGGCTTGTCCGCTAAGTCTTTCGACGGTCGTGGCAATTACAGCATGGGTGTCCGTGAGCAGATCATCTTCCCGGAAATCGACTATGACAAAGTCGATCGCGTTCGTGGTTTGGATATTACCATTACCACTACTGCGAAATCTGATGAAGAAGGCCGTGCTCTGCTGGCTGCCTTTGACTTCCCGTTCCGCAAGTAA
- the rplX gene encoding 50S ribosomal protein L24, with amino-acid sequence MAAKIRRDDEVIVLTGKDKGKRGKVKNVLSSGKIIVEGINLVKKHQKPVPALNQPGGIVEKEAAIQVSNVAIFNAATGKADRVGFRFEEGKKVRFFKSNSETIK; translated from the coding sequence ATGGCAGCTAAAATCCGTCGTGATGACGAAGTTATCGTGTTAACCGGTAAAGATAAAGGTAAGCGCGGTAAAGTTAAGAATGTCCTGTCTTCCGGCAAGATCATTGTTGAAGGTATTAACCTGGTTAAAAAACATCAGAAGCCGGTTCCGGCCCTGAACCAACCGGGTGGCATCGTTGAAAAAGAAGCTGCTATTCAGGTTTCTAACGTTGCAATCTTCAATGCGGCTACCGGCAAGGCTGACCGTGTAGGCTTTAGATTCGAAGAGGGCAAAAAAGTCCGTTTCTTCAAATCTAACAGCGAAACTATCAAGTAA